A single window of Hippocampus zosterae strain Florida chromosome 15, ASM2543408v3, whole genome shotgun sequence DNA harbors:
- the mier1b gene encoding mesoderm induction early response protein 1b isoform X1, with protein MAESSLGNSSPGGSAGSTDHDFDPSADMLVHDFDDERTMEEEEMLEAADEANANEIEDLAREGEMPIHELLNLYGYGGASPVDEDEEEDEEQEEEDDEEDEDDELDNDESSRGTGELKRNEDEGVKSSTAQEDEAPLTTEVRTRSVRGLGTSELIRPQKHKYFESNNDAEEESEEDEDYVPSEDWKKEIMVGSMYQAETPTGLCKYKDNEKVYENDDQLLWNPECLPENKVVAFLNEASRRTGEEKGVDAIPEGSHIKDNEQALYELVKCDFDTEEALRRLRFNVKAAREELSVWTEEECRNFEQGLKTYGKDFHLIQANKVRTRSVGECVAFYYMWKKSERYDFFAQQTRLGKRKYNLHPGVTDYMDRLLDETESVASSRAASPPPTTSSSSASHSEREDSSGHNGIAGHSSSHVGDGTHIAPVNQVKAEPVQCNGPSGDGALPTSDSNGCSHSGSPSHERNGSPEPPADQRDTAVAHDRPAKRFKIEPEPLAQTEVEATRTQEN; from the exons ATGGCGGAG tccTCCCTTGGGAATTCGAGCCCAG GGGGCTCAGCGGGTTCCACTGACCATGACTTCGACCCATCAGCGGACATGCTTGTCCATGACTTTGACGATGAGCGCACAATGGAAGAGGAGGAAATGTTGGAGGCAGCTGATGAGGCCAACGCCAATGAGATTGAAGATCTTGCACGT GAAGGAGAAATGCCCATTCACGAGCTCCTGAATCTTTATGGTTATGGGGGCGCTTCGCCAGtagatgaggatgaagaggaggatgaagaacaggaagaagaggacgatgaagaggatgaggatgatgagctGGACAATGACGAAAGCAGCAGAGGCACTGGCGAGCTCAAAAGAAACGAG GATGAAGGCGTAAAGAGCTCGACGGCACAGGAAGACGAGGCCCCGCTGACCACGGAGGTCCGCACACGTTCCGTTCGGGGCCTGGGCACATCAGAACTTATTCGTCCACAGAAACACAAGTATTTTGAAA GTAATAACGATGCAGAGGAGGAGTccgaagaggatgaagattatGTTCCATCTGAAGACTGGAAAAAG GAGATTATGGTGGGCTCGATGTATCAGGCGGAAACCCCCACTGGCTTATGTAAATATAAAGACAACGAAAAAG TTTATGAAAATGATGACCAACTCTTGTGGAACCCCGAGTGTCTACCCGAAAACAAAGTGGTGGCGTTCTTGAACGAGGCATCAAGACGTACGGGAGAAGAGAAGGGAGTCGACGCCATCCCTGAAGGATCCCACATCAAGGACAATGAACAG GCATTATATGAACTTGTGAAATGTGACTTTGACACTGAGGAAGCTTTAAGAAGACTTCGGTTTAATGTAAAAGCAGCCCGAG AGGAGCTTTCTGTCTGGACTGAAGAGGAATGTCGAAATTTTGAACAAGGACTCAAAACCTATGGGAAAGACTTTCATTTAATACAGGCCAACAAG GTGAGAACTCGGTCTGTAGGAGAATGTGTGGCCTTTTATTACATGTGGAAGAAGTCTGAGCGTTATGATTTCTTTGCACAGCAAACCAGACTTGGAAAAAGGAAATACAACCTTCACCCTGGTGTCAc AGACTACATGGACAGGTTATTGGACGAGACGGAGAGCGTGGCTTCCAGCAGGGCGGCGTCGCCCCCTCCCACCACGTCCAGCAGCAGCGCCAGCCACTCGGAGAGGGAAGACAGCAGCGGTCACAACG GCATTGCCGGCCACAGTTCCAGTCACGTAGGAGACGGTACTCATATTGCCCCAGTGAACCAAGTGAAAGCTGAGCCCGTTCAGTGCAACGGTCCCTCAGGCGATGGCGCCCTTCCCACCTCAGACTCCAATGGATGCAGCCACTCTGGCTCACCCAGTCACGAGCGAAATGGCTCTCCGGAACCTCCTGCAGACCAAAGAGACACGGCCGTGGCGCATGACAGGCCGGCCAAGAGGTTCAAGATTGAGCCAGAACCTTTGGCCCAAACTGAAGTGGAAGCGACCAGAACGCAGGAGAACTGA
- the mier1b gene encoding mesoderm induction early response protein 1b isoform X3 has protein sequence MLVHDFDDERTMEEEEMLEAADEANANEIEDLAREGEMPIHELLNLYGYGGASPVDEDEEEDEEQEEEDDEEDEDDELDNDESSRGTGELKRNEDEGVKSSTAQEDEAPLTTEVRTRSVRGLGTSELIRPQKHKYFESNNDAEEESEEDEDYVPSEDWKKEIMVGSMYQAETPTGLCKYKDNEKVYENDDQLLWNPECLPENKVVAFLNEASRRTGEEKGVDAIPEGSHIKDNEQALYELVKCDFDTEEALRRLRFNVKAAREELSVWTEEECRNFEQGLKTYGKDFHLIQANKVRTRSVGECVAFYYMWKKSERYDFFAQQTRLGKRKYNLHPGVTDYMDRLLDETESVASSRAASPPPTTSSSSASHSEREDSSGHNGIAGHSSSHVGDGTHIAPVNQVKAEPVQCNGPSGDGALPTSDSNGCSHSGSPSHERNGSPEPPADQRDTAVAHDRPAKRFKIEPEPLAQTEVEATRTQEN, from the exons ATGCTTGTCCATGACTTTGACGATGAGCGCACAATGGAAGAGGAGGAAATGTTGGAGGCAGCTGATGAGGCCAACGCCAATGAGATTGAAGATCTTGCACGT GAAGGAGAAATGCCCATTCACGAGCTCCTGAATCTTTATGGTTATGGGGGCGCTTCGCCAGtagatgaggatgaagaggaggatgaagaacaggaagaagaggacgatgaagaggatgaggatgatgagctGGACAATGACGAAAGCAGCAGAGGCACTGGCGAGCTCAAAAGAAACGAG GATGAAGGCGTAAAGAGCTCGACGGCACAGGAAGACGAGGCCCCGCTGACCACGGAGGTCCGCACACGTTCCGTTCGGGGCCTGGGCACATCAGAACTTATTCGTCCACAGAAACACAAGTATTTTGAAA GTAATAACGATGCAGAGGAGGAGTccgaagaggatgaagattatGTTCCATCTGAAGACTGGAAAAAG GAGATTATGGTGGGCTCGATGTATCAGGCGGAAACCCCCACTGGCTTATGTAAATATAAAGACAACGAAAAAG TTTATGAAAATGATGACCAACTCTTGTGGAACCCCGAGTGTCTACCCGAAAACAAAGTGGTGGCGTTCTTGAACGAGGCATCAAGACGTACGGGAGAAGAGAAGGGAGTCGACGCCATCCCTGAAGGATCCCACATCAAGGACAATGAACAG GCATTATATGAACTTGTGAAATGTGACTTTGACACTGAGGAAGCTTTAAGAAGACTTCGGTTTAATGTAAAAGCAGCCCGAG AGGAGCTTTCTGTCTGGACTGAAGAGGAATGTCGAAATTTTGAACAAGGACTCAAAACCTATGGGAAAGACTTTCATTTAATACAGGCCAACAAG GTGAGAACTCGGTCTGTAGGAGAATGTGTGGCCTTTTATTACATGTGGAAGAAGTCTGAGCGTTATGATTTCTTTGCACAGCAAACCAGACTTGGAAAAAGGAAATACAACCTTCACCCTGGTGTCAc AGACTACATGGACAGGTTATTGGACGAGACGGAGAGCGTGGCTTCCAGCAGGGCGGCGTCGCCCCCTCCCACCACGTCCAGCAGCAGCGCCAGCCACTCGGAGAGGGAAGACAGCAGCGGTCACAACG GCATTGCCGGCCACAGTTCCAGTCACGTAGGAGACGGTACTCATATTGCCCCAGTGAACCAAGTGAAAGCTGAGCCCGTTCAGTGCAACGGTCCCTCAGGCGATGGCGCCCTTCCCACCTCAGACTCCAATGGATGCAGCCACTCTGGCTCACCCAGTCACGAGCGAAATGGCTCTCCGGAACCTCCTGCAGACCAAAGAGACACGGCCGTGGCGCATGACAGGCCGGCCAAGAGGTTCAAGATTGAGCCAGAACCTTTGGCCCAAACTGAAGTGGAAGCGACCAGAACGCAGGAGAACTGA
- the mier1b gene encoding mesoderm induction early response protein 1b isoform X2, whose product MAESSLGNSSPGGSAGSTDHDFDPSADMLVHDFDDERTMEEEEMLEAADEANANEIEDLAREGEMPIHELLNLYGYGGASPVDEDEEEDEEQEEEDDEEDEDDELDNDESSRGTGELKRNEDEGVKSSTAQEDEAPLTTEVRTRSVRGLGTSELIRPQKHKYFESNNDAEEESEEDEDYVPSEDWKKEIMVGSMYQAETPTGLCKYKDNEKVYENDDQLLWNPECLPENKVVAFLNEASRRTGEEKGVDAIPEGSHIKDNEQALYELVKCDFDTEEALRRLRFNVKAAREELSVWTEEECRNFEQGLKTYGKDFHLIQANKQTRLGKRKYNLHPGVTDYMDRLLDETESVASSRAASPPPTTSSSSASHSEREDSSGHNGIAGHSSSHVGDGTHIAPVNQVKAEPVQCNGPSGDGALPTSDSNGCSHSGSPSHERNGSPEPPADQRDTAVAHDRPAKRFKIEPEPLAQTEVEATRTQEN is encoded by the exons ATGGCGGAG tccTCCCTTGGGAATTCGAGCCCAG GGGGCTCAGCGGGTTCCACTGACCATGACTTCGACCCATCAGCGGACATGCTTGTCCATGACTTTGACGATGAGCGCACAATGGAAGAGGAGGAAATGTTGGAGGCAGCTGATGAGGCCAACGCCAATGAGATTGAAGATCTTGCACGT GAAGGAGAAATGCCCATTCACGAGCTCCTGAATCTTTATGGTTATGGGGGCGCTTCGCCAGtagatgaggatgaagaggaggatgaagaacaggaagaagaggacgatgaagaggatgaggatgatgagctGGACAATGACGAAAGCAGCAGAGGCACTGGCGAGCTCAAAAGAAACGAG GATGAAGGCGTAAAGAGCTCGACGGCACAGGAAGACGAGGCCCCGCTGACCACGGAGGTCCGCACACGTTCCGTTCGGGGCCTGGGCACATCAGAACTTATTCGTCCACAGAAACACAAGTATTTTGAAA GTAATAACGATGCAGAGGAGGAGTccgaagaggatgaagattatGTTCCATCTGAAGACTGGAAAAAG GAGATTATGGTGGGCTCGATGTATCAGGCGGAAACCCCCACTGGCTTATGTAAATATAAAGACAACGAAAAAG TTTATGAAAATGATGACCAACTCTTGTGGAACCCCGAGTGTCTACCCGAAAACAAAGTGGTGGCGTTCTTGAACGAGGCATCAAGACGTACGGGAGAAGAGAAGGGAGTCGACGCCATCCCTGAAGGATCCCACATCAAGGACAATGAACAG GCATTATATGAACTTGTGAAATGTGACTTTGACACTGAGGAAGCTTTAAGAAGACTTCGGTTTAATGTAAAAGCAGCCCGAG AGGAGCTTTCTGTCTGGACTGAAGAGGAATGTCGAAATTTTGAACAAGGACTCAAAACCTATGGGAAAGACTTTCATTTAATACAGGCCAACAAG CAAACCAGACTTGGAAAAAGGAAATACAACCTTCACCCTGGTGTCAc AGACTACATGGACAGGTTATTGGACGAGACGGAGAGCGTGGCTTCCAGCAGGGCGGCGTCGCCCCCTCCCACCACGTCCAGCAGCAGCGCCAGCCACTCGGAGAGGGAAGACAGCAGCGGTCACAACG GCATTGCCGGCCACAGTTCCAGTCACGTAGGAGACGGTACTCATATTGCCCCAGTGAACCAAGTGAAAGCTGAGCCCGTTCAGTGCAACGGTCCCTCAGGCGATGGCGCCCTTCCCACCTCAGACTCCAATGGATGCAGCCACTCTGGCTCACCCAGTCACGAGCGAAATGGCTCTCCGGAACCTCCTGCAGACCAAAGAGACACGGCCGTGGCGCATGACAGGCCGGCCAAGAGGTTCAAGATTGAGCCAGAACCTTTGGCCCAAACTGAAGTGGAAGCGACCAGAACGCAGGAGAACTGA